The following nucleotide sequence is from Microbulbifer sp. A4B17.
TCAGGGCATTACGATAGAGGAATACGCCAATCAGCTGGCCCGCAAATGGAAATTGGGTAAAAAAGATAAAGATAATGGAGTCCTTTTCCTGATCGCTCCCAATGATCGCAAAATTCGCATTGAAGTGGGCTATGGCCTCGAAGGTGCGCTAACCGATGCACTGGCCGCAAATATTATCCAAACCAAAGTGCTTCCAGAATTTCGCAGTGGCGATTTTAACGGCGGTATCAATGCCGGAGTCAAATCAATTATCGCCGCGACTAAAAACGAATATGTCGCAGAGCCCTTAGAAACCAAAGAGGGACGACGAATCACAGTCCTTGTGGGCCTACTCCTTCTATTGATTATGCTACACCTATTCGGCAGCGCCGCACTGGGCTCACCGGTACAAGGCCGTATTTTCAAGCGGGGACGCTACGGTGGCTACTACGGTGGAGGCGGCTTTGGTGGAGGCTTATCTCGCGGCAGTTCGGGCGGCGGATTTAGCGGGGGAGGCGGAGGCTTTGGCGGAGGGGGCGCATCGGGAGGATGGTAATGCTTACCAACACATATCAGCGCCATATTACAGAGGCCATAAAGGAAGTAGAGTCCCGCACCGATGCCGAAGTCATGGCTGTGGTCGCTCGGGAAGCGGATAACTACCTGTATATATCTACCTTGTGGGCTGCATTTCTAACACTACTAATCTCACCACTTATCGAATTTTTACCTTTTTGGGTCAATCTTCAACAGGCAGTGACACTTCAGTGGATTTTATTTATTGCCCTGGCAGTGATATTCCGTTGGCGCCCCATCACCATGCGGTTAGTGCCCAAAAAGATAAAATTCTGGCGAGCATCCAACCTTGCTCGGAGGCAATTTCTGGAGCAGGATTTACACGCAACCAAAGATCGGCTAGGGCTGCTCATATTTGTTTCAGAAGCAGAGCATTATGTAGAAATACTGGCAGATAGAGGAATTGCCCAACACATTACCAACGACAACTGGCAAAGAGTGGTAGAAAACTTTGTGCAGCAAATAAAACGGGGAAAAGCAGGTGAAGCATTACTGGTTTGTATTGAACAGTGTGGAGATTTGCTTCATGAAGCACTGCCTACCAGCACTATTAAAGATGAACTGCCCAATCATCTGGTAGTGATTAATTAAGCCTCTGGGTATATTCGAAACTCTGACACTCCAACATATTCCCATTTAAAAAACTTCACGCCACACCGATCTATTTCCCACTGTTGCTTGAATCATCAACTAAGCTGCTTATAGGCACAAAACCCATAAAAAGATGATTGCGACTAAACCCCTTTTGCAGCTTTTAAATATCACCCTCCTACTACTGGCAATCAGCATCAGCGATATAATCTGTGCCCAGAAAACCCAAAAGAAAGATACGACTTCGGCAACCAGGGATACCAACTTCCCAGATGCGAAACAACTAAAGCCAAATGAAATCCCGCACAGAGATCATACTGGAGGTACAGGCACCCTTTGGATGGGGGGTGCCATAGGTAATCAGCCGGTAAAATTAACGATTTTGAAGCCTGATAGCACCCAACATAAGTGGGAAGAAGCCTATGCTATCGGCGGTAAGAAAAAGTACCTCGCCTGGGACTGGACTTTCCGACAATGGTGGCTTGAATATCCCCAAAAAGCTGGCTTAGTGATTAATGAGAGCTTTATGCTGCCAATCCAGATGATTACTAAAATGCATTTTCCACAGGCGGATGCAGTCTACTTCTGTAATCAAGTACATACGGTACCAACTCTATTTATCGCTATTATGAACACAACAAGTTGCTCAATGGCGATCGCCTATCACGGCTATAACAACTTTGATGCCGCGCCCGAAATCCTTAAATCAATCCGCTCTATCTATCAAGAATCTTTATCATTAGCCACTGATCACATGATTCAGAATGTCACTAATATTAACGTCGTTACCCGGATGATTGTTGTCAATGGAGTTTTATGGCCGCTATCTCTGCTCACAAGAACATTAACAGTCGACCAGGCCAAAAAGGTGGATTTTACACCTTTTCTTTTTATTGAAAAATTATTCTACAAAAAGCTCTCTAGTCAGACACATAAGAAAATCAGCAAAGCCTTTGGAACTGATTTTGAACCTCCAGATTGAATATCTGCGTATTATTTACGACCAATAATGAATACAGCAAAGCCGGTAAACCCTACTCAAACAATCCATGCACCTTAAAAGAATCCTCAATTCATCAACTCACAAAGTATTAATCAGCCTCACCCTGATATTAATAAGCATTCTATTATCGCCAATCAACAAAGCAGATTTTATTAGTCTAAGTGGGGCAGAAACGGCTACTAACATCGCAGAAATTGAAATACAAAAAGGCACGCTGCACATTACATTTGAGATATCAGCAAATGATGCCAACATGTTTTGGCCTGAAATTGAACAGACGCCAGATATTTACCTATTAAAGCAATCAGCGCTAAAACAAAAAGTTTTCAAATTTCAAATTAAATCCGGTGTTAAGAGTATCAAACCCAGCAAACTATCGATCAGGGTAGCCCAAAGAAAACAACGAAACTCCCCTTTTGCGGGGCAAACCGATCCCCGTACCGGTATTAAAGTGCCTGATTTCCCATCAGATAAAAAGGTCCTTTTAACTCAGCTGGAATACCCGGTTAGTGGGGTATCAGACCTGGAGATGAAGCCACCTATGGGAAGTGATGGTTTGGCATCCGTTACTATTGGTTTCACCAGTCGCCACGGACAGACTCCGGTCAGTGGATTTCACTATCTATCTAAACCTGAATCATTTACTATCGATTGGGATGACCCCTGGAATACCCATTTTAAAAATACCGACATTAGTCGACATAATCGTCATCCACTAAAGTCTTTTCTCTATGTAGAACCTCGTCAAATACGCCATGAAATACTTTTGCGCACAAAAGACTTAATGGAGTGGACCAATCATCCTTTCGATGCCTGGCAACCGCTGTCCCCAGAAAACAAGACCTTTCTTCATCATACAGTCCGAAATTACCTATACAACAAAAATCCCACCACCATTGACCAAGCCTTATCGCAACCGAGCAGCATAGAGACTGTTTTTCTTCGGGCCAATAATAACGGTTACACACAGATTTCAGAAAATGAAACTATTGAAATGGGCTCTGTATTGATTGGCTACCGAGAGAAGTTTTCCATTGAGGAGTTCCCCCAGAGTGTCACAGTAGACTGGAATTTATTCACCGATACGATTAGCTCAGTACCTACGTTAATCCAAGACCCCGCCGGCCCCTTCCCCAACCATGTAATCCCGGCATTCCCTGATATTCAGTGGCACAACTATCTATATGATTATCGCCCCCCAAATAGCGATCCGCTCGTAATAGAAACCCCAAGTCTAGCGATTCCCATGGCTATCCTATTTTCATTCCTAATTATCACCATAATTGTATTGACACTTTCGACAAAACACTCATTACCAGGCCGAAAAGGCTCAGCCATTATTTATACCATCATCATACTTTCAGCTGGAGCCCTGTATTTCAATCTTCCAGAAGAATACCGGGTAAATCTCCCAGGAACCGCTAAAAAACGTGATCTGGGCCGAGTAACAGAACAATTGTTATTAAAAGTCGCTGCGGCATATAAAGAACCGCTTTCAATAAACCTAGAACTAAAGTTAAAGAATCTGATTACCAAAGATGGATTCGAAAATACCTATACCAATCTCACACAAATATATCGCCCACAAACTACTAGCGGAAGTCTGGGTTCAATCAGCGCTATCACTAACCTCAGAGTGGAATACTCCAATCAAATAAATCTGAATGGCAACAAAGGATTTAGGCTGATAACAAGTTGGCAGGCTGTAATCGAGGAGCAAAGCTGGGGACATTTCGAACAGAAACCGCAGAAGACACGCGCCAATATTGACATCGTTCAATCTGATAACTATTGGAAAATAGCCCGATTTACCCCCCTATCCGTACGCTAGAATTAAAAATAGAGAAATGTCTAAAACTATGAAAAACAGTATCCTTAAATCACCCGCTATCATTTTTGTTTTTCTATTAGTATCCGGCCTCAGCGGACAAGTCCAAGCGCATTTTCTCCTTAATCTCAATATGCGGATTTTCCATATAGAACACACAGCAAAAGGCGCTAATCTGTATATGAGAGTGCCTATGGCCTACTTGCTGGCAGATAAAGCTCGAAGGGGACTCGATCCCTACACAGGCAAACTCCCCCAACCTGCCCCCTACACCAAAAACTCTCTGGATAGAGGGAACCTGGTACATTATGTGGACTTTCAGCAACTGGAGTCAGCCCCTTACGGGCTGGGTAATATTGCAGAGAGAGCCATCCTGCTACGCAGCACTGAAATGAAGCTAGCAGGCGACGTGAAAGCTGTACGACTCTATCGGATAGGAAGAGAACCGGAATTTGCGACTCTGGATGAAGCACAGCAAGCATTTTTGAAGCAATACTTACCTGAAGATTCCAGCCAGCGTCTCTATGTTGGCGATACCTTGGTCGATATTCATATCCACTACCCATTGCAGGCTCCCCTGGGTGAATATCAGCTATCCAGCACTCTCAACCCCGGCCTATCCAGCCAAGAAGATACCGCAAATTTGATATTGGACTATAACCCGGGCAGGACTCAAGTGTTTCGATCTCGCGGCCTCATGCAGGAGCCAATACTGATTTCACACTCCTCGCTCGATGCCATGAATACCTTTCTGGCAGAAGGTATCGCCCATATCCTGAAAGGGCTTGACCATATTCTGTTTGTTCTCTGCCTAACCCTCGGCGCAATCAGCCTACCCTTACTCCTATGGCGCACTACCGGCTTTACCATCGGTCACAGTATCACCCTCTCAGCCGGATTCTTTGGCTTTGCTCCCACTGCCAGCTGGTTCGTACCTTTGGTAGAAACCGGTATCGCCCTATCCATAATCTATATGGCCTGGATATCACTACACCGGGAAGAAACTAAGATCACAGGGAGCGAAAGTACAATTTTTATCGGCACCTGCATGCTCGGTCTGCTCCATGGCCTGGGTTTTTCATTTGTATTACATGAAATACTCCAAGTTGACTCCCCGAATATCTGGCAAAGCCTCATGGCCTTCAACCTGGGAGTAGAAGCCGGGCAAGTACTCATAATTCTCGCTATATGGCCCCTTGCCTATTTGGCCAGGCTGTGGAAAAAGGAATGGGAAATCCGGATACGTTATTCTGTTGCTGGACTCTGTAGCGCAATTGCTTTTATTTGGACATTAGATAGAGGATATGAGCTTGTTTCGGCAATTTACTGAACAGGAGAATGAGTTTTCTCTCTGGCTATTACACTTGAGATAATACACCTAAAACTTCTTTGTATTCTCAAGCTCCAGAGACAAACTCAGTACTAAACTAATCTCCCATCCACTACACACGTAAAAGTGGGTAAAAATATAAAGCATAATAAACCAGGGCATTAAAAAATTTAAGATCCAAACCCCTTGGGATGCTGCTTCCCGGCATCACCTATTTCTTCCCAGGAGGCCTTTGAATCAATCCATAAATGATGAACCACTTTTAGATTTTCGTTACCATCCACCAAGCTTCCTCCAGGAATATAAGTGTTTAAAAAATCATTCTCTCCGGGCAGAGTCGAACCACAAGTAGCACAAAAATTTGTATGCCAATCATGCCCGGGCTTAGACCAATACTTAAGGTTCTCCTTACCTTTAACCCAACTAAACTTCTCGGTAGGCACAATAGCTACAGTAATAGCGCCACTCCCTGTGGAACGACAGCAGATTGAACAGTGGCACATATATAAATCTGTGAGGGATCCTTGTATCTCATAAGCTATCTCTCCACAATTGCATTCACCTTTAGTCAAAAAAACACTCCTTTTTTAGTAATATAAAGATATAAAGCCCCATATCTGAGACATCTATATCACCTTGCTTAAATTTTAATCGACCATTGAGCCCCCAAAGAGCATCTACTAGCACTGAACGATCTCCCGGGCTAATTTTAACTCCGGCATTAGCTACATGTTCTACAACAAATTTCTCAGGCCAAACTTCGGCTCCAAATAGAGAAAAGGCTATCGGAAAGAACAGTTTTTTTTATAGCGCGTATATCTTTTTGCGTATTCTAGTTGCACAAACCTTAATCTATCCTGATTTCTATCAACATTGATTCAAGTTTTCGATAGTTAATGGCTAATAGAGGCTGAGTTGAGTAATTTATAAAAGTCAGCGCCTACACACTTAGTGTGGCGCTCACTTTCTTATCTGGTGAAAGAATTCTATACAACTTAACAGGTTACTGCGGAATCAACCAGGACTCTAAGCATCGTGGAGACTGGAAATATCATTAAAGAATTTAAATTTAGCAACGTAATGATAGATACAGAGAACTAGGTGTAGCTTAGTGTAAACTTTATTTAGGCCTAAGGGTCTCAATAAACTTCGCATCTACCCACATTATTTCAAAATTTGGTGGAGTACAATACCGACAGTAGAAAAGGTATTTCCCATCGGGCGTTACATATCCACCACCATCTTCCCCTTCTGTATTGATATTATCACCGAAGTTAATAGCCGCACCCCATGAGCCATCTTGTTGGCGAAAGCTTATGTACATATCGCTATCACCATATCCACCCTCTCTTTCACTATCCCAGATAATGTAGGACTCATCAGGGGCAATAAACGGGTGAGCAGTCCACTTGCCTGTATTTATTTGCTTTCCAAAAGGTTTTGGCTCTTCACGCTTACCATCTAACAGTCGCGAATAGCGAAGAATACCATCCCCGTTTGAACCTACCTCATCGAATACAAAGGTTCCTTTTGACGAAGCCGTAAGGCGCATGATACGAAAGTCTTCAAATAGTGGCCCCAGGCTTTTAGGTTCTGACCAACCATTATCAGTGCGCTCTCTATATCGATTTCTAGAATACATTGTTTGACCATCAGGTGAGATAGAGCCACCCCAGACCACTTCCGATTCATACCAACGATTACCCTCAAGCTTGAATGCAACTTTCAAAGACTCGCCACTTTGGTGATATCTTCTTGTAACGTAGTACTCCTTCATATCAGGCGTGAAGTAACCACCCCAATCCCGATACTCTTTCGAGGGACTAGGAGCGAATAACTTTGGAGTTAACCCAGGAGGTTTCTGTCCAAGATAGGGTCCCTCAAGAACTGTAAGTGTATCCTGACTATAACTGTTAACACTCAGGGTTAGCAGTGAGAGTAGAGCAATTGAAATACAAAGGTGCCTCATGACATATCCTTGCTTAAACATGAAGTAATAAGCAACCAATGTATCTATTCAGGCTTTATAACACCTGACGTCCATATGAATTTTGCCTGATTCTTGTGAGAAGAGGTGTGATCCGCCGACTATTTGTATGAAATATACACAAAAGCGACTCTATAGCGAAGGTTCGGACCTCGCTTTTGCCCTCCATATATACTGACCTTGCGCCTCATTTCGTATTGCCAATCTACACCGGGCCCCCAATTACAGAGAGCGTTATCGGGACACGACGATCTTAAACCTATAGAAACACACCCTCAGATATTCACCTATTCGCTGTAAGTAAATCCACAAGTCTGTCCAAAAGAATAGATGCTGATGGAAACTGTGGAGTAACGAGTACTATTTTCTAATATCAATCGAATGATCAATTTTTATTCTGCGGGATTAAGAATGAGCGATACTATATCCCCTATGGCTGCTGCATTTTCTACCAGATAGACATCAATCTGGTAGAAAATGCAGCTCAATTAGATACATTGCCTGAAATACACTTTCTTAGATCTCTACCGATTGAAGATAAGATATAGTCAAGCGTATTGATTGTCGTTAGGAAGTCGTAATTAACATAGATTGATTTGTTCTAGGTTATATACAGCTAGCACCAAGTTCCTTAACAGCTTTCAACCAGGAACCCTGTTGATTCTTATCAGACATAATCATTGAACCAAATAAATTAACCTCTGCTTTTGAAAAACCACAGTATTGAAGAGTAAATCAATCAAGCTGCTCTAATACTGACTTTGCTTGTTCTTCTAAATATTCTGTAGGGGCATCCATTGTCAAAATTATTCTTGATGTTTTGCCTTTAAGAAGCTGTATGGGTTCTGCACTACCACTCTCAAATTTAAAGGTAATTCCGGGAAGAAAAGATCGATCAATCAAGCCTTTTAGCTTTCCTGGCAATCCGCCCCACCAAATAGGCGACACCACAACAATATGCTGTGCCCATTTAAGAGCCTCTTGAAATTCAGATAGACAATCCTCCAATACTTGATAGTCATCGTACCCAAACTCTAAATTCGAATTGAAGACCATTTCCGACAGGTTATATCGCCGAACATTTGCCTGTCTCTTTGCTTCAGACTCATAGACATCGCTCAACTGCTTAACAAAACTGTTCTTCTTTGGATTGCCATTTAAAAGTAGGATATTTTTCATCGCGTCATACTATTGCTTAAAGACATGATGAAAATTCTACCGTCTCACCTTAAGGGGAGAGTCAAGGCTTTTATGACAGGAATCTATAGACGCAATACATTGATCAACCTTCTCAGCTTTATTAGAAAGTGACTCCAATTCAGCCTCAATTTTTCTTTTTACTTTCCTCAGAAAGACACTGATTCGAGCCCAATCAACCTCTCCATTATGGTACCGAATAACATCCTTCAACTCAGCCAAAGTCACTCCAAGTGCTTTAGCTTCTGAGATCAAATTATGAATTTCAACATCTTCTGCCGTATAGACTCTATATCTGCCCTGCCTTTTAGGAACGGCAATGAGGCCTTTCTCTTCATAAAATCTTATCGCTTTTACAGTGAGATTCGTCCTTCTTGACACCTCTCCTATAAACATACAGACCTCCTACCTATGCTCAATTTCCCATTGAGATTACAGCCTATGAAAAATATTCATCACACGAAAGGATCCATCCATAAGTTTGGGTCTTCGCCAGCCCTTACGGGCACCTAGTAGAAACCCATAAGAGCTGGAGCTCACTTCTTACATTCTCATGCTTTCGGCACAAACATTACGTTGAAGAAAGTAAATACGCAATACCGCAAATTAAGAAGAAAAGGCCCTCTTATTTCCTGTAATCAATTCAGACGGGGAACCTAACTACGTAAATAAATTACTACTAATGGCAGTAACACCCCTATGCCGCCTCATACACATCTGGCAGGTATGGCTAGTATCTGGACTACCTCTTACTTGATTTTCAATGGCCAGTGAGAATGTCTATTTGTAGTGGTCTAATCCTTCCGGACACTTCGCTAAGATGGTAAAACTACCAAGCGAGGTGACGTATGACAACAAAAGGTACACGTCGGCATTTCAAGCCGGAATTTATGAAAGACGCCGTAGCGCTAGTCTCTGAGCAAGGGTATTCAATTCCTAAAGCAGCAGAGGCTGTAGGAACAACAGCCAATAACCTGCGACGCTGGATAAAGGAACTGAAGCAGGAAGAAGACGGTGTGAGGTTGGATGTAGGCGAGCGCGCAGAATTAGAGCGATTACGACGTGAAAATAAGCAGTTGCGGATGGAGAAAGAAATCCTAAAAAAGGCCAGCGCCTTCTTTGCGAAAGAAATGAAATAAAGTACAGCTTTATTGAAAAACAGCAAGGCAGCTTTCCTGTTAGGGTGCTCTGCCGGGTAATGCAGGTAAGTAAGACTAGTTATTACGACTGGTGTTGCCGTGGCAATAGCTCAATAGATGCTCAAACATGGCAATTATGCCATCGTTTGAAGACCCTATTTGCAGAATCTAGACAGAGTCTCGGAAGTCGTCGGCTAATGAAGCTGTTACGTAAAGAAGGCTTTGAAGTCGGGCGCTATCGAGTCCGCAAGCTCATGAAAAAGCTAGGCTTGGCAGTAAAGCGCAAGAAGCGATTTACACTGACGACAGACAGTAAACATCACCTGCCGGTCGCAGAGAACCTTCTTAATAGGGAGTTCTCACCGAGTGCTAAAAACCAAGTCTGGACGACTGATATTACATATATTTGGACTTCGCAGGGCTGGTTGTACTTGGCGGTAGTGATTGATCTCTATTCTCGCAGGATTGTTGGTTGGCATCTAGATCGAAAGATGGAAATGGCCCTGGTAACTCGTGCGTTGATGATGGCTGTCAATTTGCGTACGCCCCCAAAAGGTCTCCTGCATCACTCTGATCGTGGCAGTCAGTATGCCAGCCATACCTACCAAACGTTATTGAGTCAGCAGGGGATGGTGTGTTCAATGAGCCGTAAGGGAAATTGTTGGGACAACGCACCGACTGAACGTTTCTTCAGTAGCTTGAAGCGGGAGTGGTTAACGGGAAACCTCTATCCGACAAGGGAGGATGCGGTAGCAGATGTAAAGGCCTATATTGCTTATTACAACTCACGCAGAATACATACAACACTGGGAGACCTAGCCCCGATCGA
It contains:
- a CDS encoding YgcG family protein; this encodes MNRPSLTTISLLALLSTWVAWADIQFPTLSGRVVDQGELLKADERYQLTELIQQYERDSDNQLVVATVPELQGITIEEYANQLARKWKLGKKDKDNGVLFLIAPNDRKIRIEVGYGLEGALTDALAANIIQTKVLPEFRSGDFNGGINAGVKSIIAATKNEYVAEPLETKEGRRITVLVGLLLLLIMLHLFGSAALGSPVQGRIFKRGRYGGYYGGGGFGGGLSRGSSGGGFSGGGGGFGGGGASGGW
- a CDS encoding TPM domain-containing protein; protein product: MLTNTYQRHITEAIKEVESRTDAEVMAVVAREADNYLYISTLWAAFLTLLISPLIEFLPFWVNLQQAVTLQWILFIALAVIFRWRPITMRLVPKKIKFWRASNLARRQFLEQDLHATKDRLGLLIFVSEAEHYVEILADRGIAQHITNDNWQRVVENFVQQIKRGKAGEALLVCIEQCGDLLHEALPTSTIKDELPNHLVVIN
- a CDS encoding HupE/UreJ family protein, whose translation is MAYLLADKARRGLDPYTGKLPQPAPYTKNSLDRGNLVHYVDFQQLESAPYGLGNIAERAILLRSTEMKLAGDVKAVRLYRIGREPEFATLDEAQQAFLKQYLPEDSSQRLYVGDTLVDIHIHYPLQAPLGEYQLSSTLNPGLSSQEDTANLILDYNPGRTQVFRSRGLMQEPILISHSSLDAMNTFLAEGIAHILKGLDHILFVLCLTLGAISLPLLLWRTTGFTIGHSITLSAGFFGFAPTASWFVPLVETGIALSIIYMAWISLHREETKITGSESTIFIGTCMLGLLHGLGFSFVLHEILQVDSPNIWQSLMAFNLGVEAGQVLIILAIWPLAYLARLWKKEWEIRIRYSVAGLCSAIAFIWTLDRGYELVSAIY
- a CDS encoding GFA family protein produces the protein MTKGECNCGEIAYEIQGSLTDLYMCHCSICCRSTGSGAITVAIVPTEKFSWVKGKENLKYWSKPGHDWHTNFCATCGSTLPGENDFLNTYIPGGSLVDGNENLKVVHHLWIDSKASWEEIGDAGKQHPKGFGS
- a CDS encoding PD40 domain-containing protein; the protein is MKVAFKLEGNRWYESEVVWGGSISPDGQTMYSRNRYRERTDNGWSEPKSLGPLFEDFRIMRLTASSKGTFVFDEVGSNGDGILRYSRLLDGKREEPKPFGKQINTGKWTAHPFIAPDESYIIWDSEREGGYGDSDMYISFRQQDGSWGAAINFGDNINTEGEDGGGYVTPDGKYLFYCRYCTPPNFEIMWVDAKFIETLRPK
- a CDS encoding NAD(P)H-dependent oxidoreductase, with product MKNILLLNGNPKKNSFVKQLSDVYESEAKRQANVRRYNLSEMVFNSNLEFGYDDYQVLEDCLSEFQEALKWAQHIVVVSPIWWGGLPGKLKGLIDRSFLPGITFKFESGSAEPIQLLKGKTSRIILTMDAPTEYLEEQAKSVLEQLD
- a CDS encoding MerR family transcriptional regulator — its product is MFIGEVSRRTNLTVKAIRFYEEKGLIAVPKRQGRYRVYTAEDVEIHNLISEAKALGVTLAELKDVIRYHNGEVDWARISVFLRKVKRKIEAELESLSNKAEKVDQCIASIDSCHKSLDSPLKVRR
- a CDS encoding IS3 family transposase (programmed frameshift), with translation MTTKGTRRHFKPEFMKDAVALVSEQGYSIPKAAEAVGTTANNLRRWIKELKQEEDGVRLDVGERAELERLRRENKQLRMEKEIPKKGQRLLCERNEIKYSFIEKQQGSFPVRVLCRVMQVSKTSYYDWCCRGNSSIDAQTWQLCHRLKTLFAESRQSLGSRRLMKLLRKEGFEVGRYRVRKLMKKLGLAVKRKKRFTLTTDSKHHLPVAENLLNREFSPSAKNQVWTTDITYIWTSQGWLYLAVVIDLYSRRIVGWHLDRKMEMALVTRALMMAVNLRTPPKGLLHHSDRGSQYASHTYQTLLSQQGMVCSMSRKGNCWDNAPTERFFSSLKREWLTGNLYPTREDAVADVKAYIAYYNSRRIHTTLGDLAPIEFEKCA